TTGGAAAAGAAATGGAGCATATGCTGTCATTCGTAATGACCATCAACAATTTTTATGTGTAGAAGATTTGGATGGAAATTTATTTTTAGTGGGTGGAGGAGTTGAAGGAGAGGAATCTCCTGAACTTGCATTATTAAGAGAGAGCATTGAGGAAACGGGTCATGAAATTCAAATCGTTGAAGTTATAGGTAAAGCTGAAAGACACTGGGTTTCAGCAAAATATCCTTATGATTCTCAACATAATATCGGAATATTATACGTTTGTGAACTACTAGAAAAGATAGCAGAGCCAGTTGAAAAAGAAACAATGCGTTGGGTCGATTTCAATTATTTAGAAAAGCATCTTTTCCATGAACATCATTTATACTTAATAAAACAATACTTAAATATTGCATAGATTGTACATATAAAATTCCCATATAGAGGGATTTGTGGTTTTATGTCGAATTAAAACCTGTCTGGCTATTGATTTTTATAGCCGAAACTTAGGGAAGGGGTGACTTATTGAAAATGATAGAACTTCAAAATAGGATGCTAATGAGAGGGATTACTTCTTAATTAAGGTTTAATCCTCTCAAAGGTAATGGGAGGAAAATGCAAGATGATGGATTTAGGGAATATGGTAAGAGGAGTTGCATCTGACGCACTTGCTCAAAGTCTTCTTCAATTTTGGGAATATGACGAGGGAACTTTGGAACTGTGGCGTGCAAGTTCAAACTTTGTGTATGCTTTTAACTGTAATCAAGTTCAATACTTTTTAAGACTTAGTTTTGAGCAGGATAATTCGATTGAACAAATAAAAGCAGAGTTAGCGTTTATGCAATATTTACAATCAAATGGATTTCCAACTGTAACACCAATTCAATCAAACAATAAAAAATTAATTGAAACGTTAAAAACACCAGATGGTACGTATATTGCCGTCGTCTTTAATGCTGCTAATGGAATCAACTTGGATGAAGATACAATTACTGAAAAACAGATGGAGGCATGGGGAAAATCACTTGCATCCCTTCATTGTTTATCAAAAAAATACGAGCCGGTTAGTGACAGAAGAAAGAGCTGGCTAGATACCGTACAATTCATGGAAAGTGTATTTAAAAAGCATCCCGGAGAAGAATTAGCGCTTCAGGAGTTACGTGAGATAACGAATTGGCTTCAATCATTATCTACCGCCAAAGATGTATTTGGATTAATCCATTATGATTTTCAATTAGATAATTTATTTTTTGAAGAGGATAAGGACCCGTATTTTAGTGTCATTGACTTTGATGATGCCATGTATCATTGGTATGCATTAGACCTTGTAACAGCACTTGATGATTTTATTGTAGACGATAATCCTCAATCAAAATTATTGGTTCATTCATTTTTAAAAGGCTATCGTACCAAAATGGCTTTAGAAAATGATGTAGTGGCTCAATTTCCACAGTTTCAAAGATACGCAAACTTATATAAGTATGCTCGATTATTGAAATCTTTAGATTACGGGGAAATTAATGATACGCCACCTTGGTTTAATAATTTAAAGGTAAAGTTAGTTCATGTTGCAGATAAATTAAGAAATACTATAAATTATACAAAATAAATCTAATGAATATTTCAAAATGCATGCAAGTTAGGATATCAATCAGCCCTGTTCAATTGAATGGGGCTGATTTGGCTACTTATGATCAGTAGGTTTCCAATCGAGGGTTTGGGAATATTCGCAATACAAACGACCTATGATAGAGTAATTTGAATCGAATTTTCTGAATAGACAAATATAAAGGGGATAGTACTCAAAGGAGATATCGCATTGAAAGTGAAAAAGTTCGAATATAATTTAGAAACAGATAGATTAATAATAAGGCCATTAACGACGGGTGACTATGAGAATTGGTTGAAGGGATTTGAAAACCGTTTTCCATCACAAAATCGCCACGATCAAGGAAAAATAGATATGAGTGAATGTACACTAGAATGGTTTCATAACTTAGTACACAAACATCAAGAATTAGCACTTTCAGATAATACATATATATTTGGTGTATTTAAAAAAACAGATGGCTCACATATAGGTATGATTGATTTTTCAACTTTAGCAAGAGATGATTTTCAATGGGGCCGGATAGGGTATACCATACATAATCAGTACTGGAGAAATGGTTACGGTAAAGAATCGGTGAGTGCAGCTATTAGACTGGCGTTTGAACAAATTAAGTTTCATCGTATTGAAGCTCATATTAATCTGGATAATATACCGTCTATTAAATTAATTGAAAGTGTACGAATGACATTTGAATGCATTCGTAAAGGCTTTATATACGAACATGACGAATGGACCGACCATTTAGTTTATTATAAAAACTCACATTAATATTTCAGGATTAAATGTCCATGTCGATACATTGGGTTTACAGAGAAAGGGGAAACAAATCATGTCAATTTATCATAAAGTAATTGGAGATGGATATCCCATCGTAATGTTACATGGTTGGACACTTGACCATCAGGTGATGTTACATGCAATGGAACCGTTATTCGAGAAACGAAGCGGTTGGAAGAGAATATACATAGACTTACCAGGTATGGGGCATTCCGAGTCACAACCATCTATTCAGAACTCTGATGATATTTTAGAAGCAATATTACGTCTTTTGGACAAGATTATCCCTGGTCAACCGTTTATTATTTGTGGTAATTCATATGGAGGGTACATTGCCAGAGGTATAGTCCGTACACGACGGGATACAGTTCGAGGATTACTGCTGATGGCTCCATTGACTATACCTGAATTCGATGAAAGGGTAGTACCACCGCAGACCGTTCTAAAAAGAGACAGTAGCTTGATATCAAATTTGTCTCCAGAGGAGGCTGATGAATTTTGTTCCATGGGAGTAGTACAAGGTCAAACTGAATGGGAGAGGTTTCGAAATGAAATTTTACTTCCTTCTAAACAAACAAATTATGAATTCGTAAACCACATTCGTCAAAATGGATATGGCTTTACCTTCGATATAAGATCTAAACTTGAGTATCCCACGCTAATTATCACAGGGCGTCAAGACAATGTAGTAGGTTATCATGATGCGTGGCGACTAATTGAAGATTACCCAAGAGCTACTTTTGCAGTGCTTGATATGGCTGGTCATAACCTACAAATCGAACAAACCGATGTATTTAATTCACTAGTTCATAACTGGTTAAACAGACTTGAGTCCGAAAATTTCTGAATAGTATAACTTTTCATAAATATGAGTTTCCTATTGCACTAACGGGGGATAAACGAAATCTATTTGAAAAGAGGAACTATAAATTGTATAAAGATCAAAACTTAATAATTCGTCCAATAGAAGAAACGGATTTACATCGTATTTGGGAATTAGAATTTAACGAAGAAAAACCTGAATGGAAAAAATAGAATGCACCGTATTACCCGCATGAAACAAAATCTTTCGATGAATTTTTACCTATCGGCAGAGAGTGGATGAGTCAACAAAACGTTTGGGCAGTTGAAGTAGATGGGATTTTGTGTGGAACAGTATCTTATTATTGGGAACATGAAGCCTCGAAATGGTTAGAGATAGGCATTCTTTTTTACGAAGGTGGAAAATGGGGAAAAGGGCTAGGCACTCGTACTCTAAAACTCTGGATTGATCACCTATTTAATACGATGCCTTTGGTTCGTGTTGGCTTTACTACATGGTCTGGAAATGAACGGATGATTCGTGTGGGAGAAAAGTTAGGAATGCAATTAGAGGCCAGTATTCGTAAAGTTCGTTATTATGAAGGGAATTACTACGATTCGATTAGAATGGGAATTTTACGAGAAGAATGGGACGTCCAGAAAGCTTAACCCTGTATAGCTATGCACAAGCAACTGAAAAAACGTTCCGAAATTAAAGTTTCGGAGCACGAAGTAAAGCCAAGAACATTGATTTAACAGCGTTCTTGGCATTTTCTTTATCACACCAATTGCTTAAAATCTATTAGGAATTTCTACATAAATTCGTGCATTCTTACGTTGTATATCGACAAAAGTAGTTAGCTGGTCGTCTGCTTTATGTGAATTTAATCAAATACCGCCACTAAACGACCTTTTACTTCGTGATTTTTTAATTTTTCTAAGCCTACGTCGATTTCTTCGAATGGAATGGTTGTTAACTGTGGGGTCATTTTACCGGTAGCAAAGCATTCGTATACACCTTGAAGATCTTCTACTGTTCCACCATTACTTCCAAGGAGTTTAATTTCCTTTGTAATCATTAAATACGTATTGATTTCTGATTGGAGAATACCCATACCTACTATAACGACCGTCCCTGTAGGCTTAATCGCTTCTAAAGCATCGGCTGTTGTTTTTCCGAAGCCAGCAAAGTCAACAATTAGATCACATTCAGCTTCTTTCATATCCACAGTATTGTTATATACCTTTTTACATCCTAATTCTTTCGCTAATTGCATAGCAGCTTCAGATACATCGGATGCATACACTTCACAGCCTTTAATCATCGCCATTTGTAAAGCAAATTGACCAAGACCGCCAACCCCGATAATGCCAACTTTCATGCCAGGTTTCGCTTGGCCAATTGCGAAAAGCGCATGGTAGGCTGTTAAACCTGCATCAGTTGAAGCGGCACCTTCCACAAAAGATACGCCCTCGGGAATTTTAACACAGAGCTTTGCAGGAACTAATACTTTATTTGCGTAGCCACCATCATAATTATAACCAGCTGCTTCACGTGTTTCACGATCAAGAGGGTTAACCCCTACACGGTCACCAACTTTTAAATTACTAACACCTTCACCAACTTCGGAAATGACACCAGCACACTCATGGCCCATAATGACAGGACCATTTGGGAATAACGGCATCCATCCAGGGTCTTGTAATGCTGCAACATCCGAATGACACAATCCTGAAGCCTTTATATCAATTACAACATGATTCGGTGTTACCTTAGGGTCCTCTTTTTCAATTAGTTTCAATGGAATATTTGTACCTGTAAATAGCCAACCTTTCATTAAAATCCCTCCTGAAATGGTAATTCCTTTTATCTCCTACTGTTACTAAATACGCAATCACCTTCTTTTGTGATTCATAATAGTTTGTCTAAAGAAGGAGAATATATAATTTGTAAAATTTCGTAAACGATTAGTAGAAATTTGAATATTAACTAGCTAAGATTATGGATACTACTAAGAAATAAGCGTGCATCGGTATTAAGGAGGATTAATTATGTATAAATCAATATACGGTATCGTTTTTCTTTTCATATTAATATTATCTGGTTGCAAAGAAGAGGAAGCTGCTAAAATTTCTAGTATCGAAGAAGATTATAAAATTCAAATAGAAGAACTAAAAAAAGAAAATAAACGTGCTTCTGACGAATATTTAAGACAGCTTGATGAATATAGTATATATCTACAAATTGCTGATAGTAATTCAAGAAGAATTATGAGATTAATTAGTGAAAATGATTTCGCGCATCTAAAGTCTGAATTTGGTATCGAAGCAACTATTTCTGATGGTAAAGTATTTTTTAAAAAAGACTTTGATGATGACGACATAGGCTTACCAATTGAACAGGCAGCATTCCACATGTCTATTGCGTACTTCTTTATTCTTTCTAATAATATAGAAATAGGTTATTTTTTGGATGATTTAAGCACAGATGAAAGATATTCTGTAACATTCAGCTTTAATAAAGAAGGGGAATTCCAATATTTTGCCAGTGGGTGTATTTGTTAAGCTAAAACTGAGCCACTAACGCAATTGAAATGAGAGCCACTTTATATCAAAATAACCCTAACTGTTAAAAGTTGGGAGGATATAGAGGTGATCAGTTTGGAGAAAAAGCAATTAGTGCTGATTGAGTACTACCAGCACAAGACAAGCCAACGTCAAATTGCGGAGAAGCTCAAGATGTCACGCAATACCGTTAAAAAATATATAGAGCAGGATCTCGCAGCAAGACAACAAGATACGAGGAATTTACCGGTTACAGACAATTACGTAACGCCTCCGGCTTATAAAAAGCGAAATGGAAAAAAGGTAGCTTTAACAAATACGATTATGAAACGACTTCGTCAAATGATGAAACAGAATGAACAGAAGCGTGAATTAAATATGCATAAGCAACAGTTAAAGATCATTGATATGCATGAAAAGCTTTTGGATGAAGGATTTAAAATTAGCTATACGACCGTTCGCAACTTCGTTAATCGTGAGGAACAAAAGCAGAAAGAAGTATTCATCCGTCAGGATCCAGCTGTAGGTCGTGAGATTGAGTTTGATTGGGGAGAAGTAAAGTTATTTATCGATGGCAAGCTAAGAAGTTTTTCACTAGCAGTATTTACCCTAGCCTATAGTAATGAACGCTATGCACGTCTTTATGAATCTGAAACGATGATTTGCGTACAGGATGCACATGTAAAATGTATAGAAGCATTAGGATTTGTGCCGAATGTTTTTACATATGACAATATGCGAACAGTTGTCAAAAACTTCGTTGGGAATGACCGCTTCATTACCGATGGTATGAAAAGTTTATCCTTACATTATCATTTTCAAATAAGACTTTGTCAGCCTCGTAAAGGAAATGAAAAAGGCCATGTGGAGCGAAGTGTAGAATACATTCGTCGGAAAGCATTTGCGCATCGAGATACGTATATTTCTTTGGAAGAGGCACAGCAATATTTAGTCTCCATCATTGAAAAACTAAATAACCGTCCACATTATTTGAAAGAGAAAACGCATCATGAATTAATGTTAGAAGAAAGAGCTGAACGAGCAGGTAGTTTAACAGCAGCACCGTTTGATCCAGCAGAATTAGTGGAGCTACGTGTGGATAAATATAGTACCGTTACCTATCGTCAAAATCGTTATTCTGTCCCTGAGGGACGTGTAGGAGAATACATTAAGTTGAAAGCTCGCGCAGAAGAAGTGCTTCTATTTAGCGAAGGTGAATGCATCGCGAAGCATAAAAGAAGCTGGCAAGTTCATACTTGGGTGATGAATATCTACCACTATTTAAATACCCTTGAAAAGAAAAAAGGTGCCTTAGCCCAAAGTGAATGTTTGAGCCAAGCACCAAAAGATATAAAAAATATCTACCAACGCTATTATATCGGAAATGAAAAAGATTTTCTAGAGCTGCTTGTCTATGTAAAAGAACGAGATTGCCTAACAAGAGTACTAGAAGTAATTACCGAACTTGAAAAGAACCCTTTGGTTCATATAACAACCGAAAAAATCATTTTCTTAGCAGAGCAGTCAGCTGAAGTACGTACTGTTCTTACTGACCAAGATGATGTCACCAGCCAATCCTTAGATAATTTATCGTCATTAGCAGCATTATTTCATTCTAAAGGAACAGGAGTGATTCATTAATGGACAAGCAAACAGAAATGATTGAAATGTGTAAAGAACTACGTTTACCAAGTATTCGCTATTTACTTGAACAGGAAGCCATATTTGAGCAGCATTCCTCGCCGGCCGAGTTTATGTATTTCGCTTTAAAACAGGAAATGGAGGACCGATACGTTCGAGCAAAAGCTAACCGAATCCGATTAGCGAACTTCCCAGAAAAAAAGCTTTTAGAGGAATTAGATGTAGAGGCACTGCCGCAAAATGCGGCGGTTCGCCTTCCCCATTTGAAAGAACTAAAGTTTATTCAAGAGAAGCAGAATGTATTATTAATTGGATCCCCTGGTACCGGTAAAACCCATCTTGCGATTGGATTAGGAATTGAAGCCTGTTTAGCAGGCTATAAAGTGTATTTCACAAGTGTAGCCTCACTTGTGAATCAATTAAAAGAGAGCCGTTCAGCAAGAACGTTACGCTCATTTGAACTGAAATTTGAGAAGTATGATTTAGTCATTATTGATGAATTAGGTTACATTTCATTTGATAAAGAAGGAGCAGAGCTTCTTTTCACACACTTATCATTACGTGCTGGTCGGGCAGCGACCATTATTACAAGTAATCTAACATTTGAGCGATGGGAAGAAGTATTCCACGATCCAGTACTAACTTCAGCTTTAACTGATCGACTCACACATCGAGCACACATCATCAACATGGTCGGTAGCTCATACCGTATTTTGGAGACGAAAGAATGGATGGAACAGAGCAACTTTTAAGTGGCTCATATTTTAATTAATAAATGGCTCAATTTTTAGTTGCGAAATACAAGTGGGGATGTTTAAAATAGGGAGGAAAATAATATTGAGACTTTCTGAACTTCATCCAATCTTCTATCACATACGAATCGG
The sequence above is a segment of the Solibacillus sp. FSL H8-0523 genome. Coding sequences within it:
- a CDS encoding NUDIX domain-containing protein, with protein sequence MIIFGKRNYDLNYWKRNGAYAVIRNDHQQFLCVEDLDGNLFLVGGGVEGEESPELALLRESIEETGHEIQIVEVIGKAERHWVSAKYPYDSQHNIGILYVCELLEKIAEPVEKETMRWVDFNYLEKHLFHEHHLYLIKQYLNIA
- a CDS encoding phosphotransferase, giving the protein MMDLGNMVRGVASDALAQSLLQFWEYDEGTLELWRASSNFVYAFNCNQVQYFLRLSFEQDNSIEQIKAELAFMQYLQSNGFPTVTPIQSNNKKLIETLKTPDGTYIAVVFNAANGINLDEDTITEKQMEAWGKSLASLHCLSKKYEPVSDRRKSWLDTVQFMESVFKKHPGEELALQELREITNWLQSLSTAKDVFGLIHYDFQLDNLFFEEDKDPYFSVIDFDDAMYHWYALDLVTALDDFIVDDNPQSKLLVHSFLKGYRTKMALENDVVAQFPQFQRYANLYKYARLLKSLDYGEINDTPPWFNNLKVKLVHVADKLRNTINYTK
- a CDS encoding GNAT family N-acetyltransferase → MALKVKKFEYNLETDRLIIRPLTTGDYENWLKGFENRFPSQNRHDQGKIDMSECTLEWFHNLVHKHQELALSDNTYIFGVFKKTDGSHIGMIDFSTLARDDFQWGRIGYTIHNQYWRNGYGKESVSAAIRLAFEQIKFHRIEAHINLDNIPSIKLIESVRMTFECIRKGFIYEHDEWTDHLVYYKNSH
- a CDS encoding alpha/beta hydrolase, with the protein product MSIYHKVIGDGYPIVMLHGWTLDHQVMLHAMEPLFEKRSGWKRIYIDLPGMGHSESQPSIQNSDDILEAILRLLDKIIPGQPFIICGNSYGGYIARGIVRTRRDTVRGLLLMAPLTIPEFDERVVPPQTVLKRDSSLISNLSPEEADEFCSMGVVQGQTEWERFRNEILLPSKQTNYEFVNHIRQNGYGFTFDIRSKLEYPTLIITGRQDNVVGYHDAWRLIEDYPRATFAVLDMAGHNLQIEQTDVFNSLVHNWLNRLESENF
- a CDS encoding zinc-binding dehydrogenase, whose amino-acid sequence is MKGWLFTGTNIPLKLIEKEDPKVTPNHVVIDIKASGLCHSDVAALQDPGWMPLFPNGPVIMGHECAGVISEVGEGVSNLKVGDRVGVNPLDRETREAAGYNYDGGYANKVLVPAKLCVKIPEGVSFVEGAASTDAGLTAYHALFAIGQAKPGMKVGIIGVGGLGQFALQMAMIKGCEVYASDVSEAAMQLAKELGCKKVYNNTVDMKEAECDLIVDFAGFGKTTADALEAIKPTGTVVIVGMGILQSEINTYLMITKEIKLLGSNGGTVEDLQGVYECFATGKMTPQLTTIPFEEIDVGLEKLKNHEVKGRLVAVFD
- the istA gene encoding IS21 family transposase, with product MISLEKKQLVLIEYYQHKTSQRQIAEKLKMSRNTVKKYIEQDLAARQQDTRNLPVTDNYVTPPAYKKRNGKKVALTNTIMKRLRQMMKQNEQKRELNMHKQQLKIIDMHEKLLDEGFKISYTTVRNFVNREEQKQKEVFIRQDPAVGREIEFDWGEVKLFIDGKLRSFSLAVFTLAYSNERYARLYESETMICVQDAHVKCIEALGFVPNVFTYDNMRTVVKNFVGNDRFITDGMKSLSLHYHFQIRLCQPRKGNEKGHVERSVEYIRRKAFAHRDTYISLEEAQQYLVSIIEKLNNRPHYLKEKTHHELMLEERAERAGSLTAAPFDPAELVELRVDKYSTVTYRQNRYSVPEGRVGEYIKLKARAEEVLLFSEGECIAKHKRSWQVHTWVMNIYHYLNTLEKKKGALAQSECLSQAPKDIKNIYQRYYIGNEKDFLELLVYVKERDCLTRVLEVITELEKNPLVHITTEKIIFLAEQSAEVRTVLTDQDDVTSQSLDNLSSLAALFHSKGTGVIH
- the istB gene encoding IS21-like element helper ATPase IstB; translation: MDKQTEMIEMCKELRLPSIRYLLEQEAIFEQHSSPAEFMYFALKQEMEDRYVRAKANRIRLANFPEKKLLEELDVEALPQNAAVRLPHLKELKFIQEKQNVLLIGSPGTGKTHLAIGLGIEACLAGYKVYFTSVASLVNQLKESRSARTLRSFELKFEKYDLVIIDELGYISFDKEGAELLFTHLSLRAGRAATIITSNLTFERWEEVFHDPVLTSALTDRLTHRAHIINMVGSSYRILETKEWMEQSNF